TCGCGCGTTCGCGGCTTCATTCGCAAGGTCGAGGAAGCAATCGCTTCCGGCGATCTGGCTGTTGCCACCGAAGCTCTGAAGGCTGCTCAGCCTGAGATCCAGCGCGCAGCTACCCGCGGCGTCCTGCATGGCAACACCGCATCCCGCAAGGTGTCGCGTCTCGCACAGCGCGTTAAGGCTCTTTCGGCCTAATCCGGCTAATCACAAATAACTATTCAAAAAGCCTGGTCTTTTGACCGGGCTTTTTGTGATTCTAACTGCCTGTTAATCATTCCTGCCGTAACGTGACAAACGCGTGTCAGATGGACGACAGGAAATATTGAATAAAAACAATGGCTTGCCGGAGGTCTCTCGGAAAATGGGAAGCTTTCTCTACGGAAGTCGTGACGAGTTTTGAGTCAAGAAGATTTTTATTTTTTTGCCAAAACAGGCTCTCTAAAATTGCCAAAATTGAATCTCATTGATTCATAAG
The Agrobacterium cucumeris DNA segment above includes these coding regions:
- the rpsT gene encoding 30S ribosomal protein S20, with the translated sequence MANTTSAKKATRKIARRTAVNKARRSRVRGFIRKVEEAIASGDLAVATEALKAAQPEIQRAATRGVLHGNTASRKVSRLAQRVKALSA